Proteins found in one Drosophila innubila isolate TH190305 chromosome X, UK_Dinn_1.0, whole genome shotgun sequence genomic segment:
- the LOC117785464 gene encoding putative mediator of RNA polymerase II transcription subunit 26 has product MRKFSSQKFETQNQQQRFEPQNYGQNAATPRYVQHVAGGNNHPVQMQMQQVNTEGATPSGIYHNGTWYNAQTYQSQVVNPTQYENPTYTYPQVIQTGVQQQQQQQPQQQTVQIPQQEIPQDQQMGATYYQAYEVQPYTYQVPELPAQPTQPQPQLQLQQVQLVPSHQHVTHQAVTPTIISVDSLRELYDPSIIEIDISAASEVYITRTPIKLIITIYRQRGNEKPDMTHKVSINGQSLSDLNFKANPDSEPHLDPNQNGNQEVADEPKSGTEQETLNTEVIIEESQEICECHEKALQSTVNSAKNSQEIVNTPTVSKTLDISEDQPVQALQSAVNQAKNSEEIFKTPTVSKTLVISIDKPAQAFQSAVNQAKNSEEIFKTPTVSKTLVISIDKPAQAFQSTVNQGTICNHTFKTSTVLKEPPEALPKDQLAKSDNSKRTPKTTPKRKKGKIDVLILDSIPNEPETVQPFGNAQQRNSKKRNNKLSKLERKALRREVKQSQNEQLQVVEKIKEDMVNPNGKESEEKQSIDNQSEEKPSKKKQRKKQQSDVKESQSENTDKEDDSGDDSDSSDDTQIVCPLLKAVSDPKLRRTLVRIINKLNCL; this is encoded by the exons ATGCGAAAATTCTCGAGTCAAAAATTCGAAACGCAGAATCAACAGCAAAGATTCGAGCCGCAGAATTATGGACAAAATGCGGCAACACCAAGATACGTGCAGCACGTGGCAGGAGGCAATAATCATCCggtgcaaatgcaaatgcagcaaGTAAATACCGAAGGAGCAACTCCATCGGGAATTTACCACAATGGCACCTGGTACAATGCCCAAAC TTATCAGTCGCAGGTTGTCAACCCTACACAGTACGAAAATCCAACTTACACCTATCCACAAGTCATCCAAACTggagtacaacaacaacaacaacagcaaccacaacaacagacGGTTCAAATTCCACAACAAGAGATTCCTCAAGATCAGCAAATGGGAGCCACCTATTATCAAGCGTATGAAGTGCAACCCTACACATATCAGGTGCCAGAGTTGCCAGCACAACCAACACAACCGCAACcacagctacaactacaacaagttCAACTAGTGCCATCACATCAACATGTTACACATCAGGCGGTGACACCGACAATTATCAGTGTCGACTCATTGCGCGAATTATACGATCCCAGCATTATTGAGATCGATATATCGGCCGCATCGGAGGTTTATATAACACGCACTCCAATTAAGCTGATAATTACCATCTATCGTCAGCGTGGCAATGAAAAACCCGATATGACACATAAAGTTTCCATTAATGGACAATCGCTTAGCGATCTTAACTTTAAAGCAAATCCCGATTCGGAGCCGCATCTGGACCCAAATCAAAATGGCAATCAGGAGGTGGCAGACGAACCCAAGTCGGGAACTGAGCAG GAAACTTTGAATACTGAAGTCATCATCGAGGAGAGTCAAGAAATCTGCGAATGCCACGAAAAg GCACTTCAATCAACCGTCAATTCAGCTAAAAATAGTCAGGAAATTGTCAATACTCCAACTGTTTCGAAAACTCTAGATATTTCTGAAGATCAACCTGTGCAGGCACTTCAATCAGCCGTCAATCAAGCTAAAAATAGTGAGGAAATTTTCAAGACTCCAACTGTTTCAAAAACTCTAGTTATTTCTATAGATAAACCAGCGCAGGCATTTCAATCAGCCGTCAATCAAGCTAAAAATAGTGAGGAAATTTTCAAGACTCCAACCGTTTCAAAAACTCTAGTTATTTCTATAGATAAACCAGCGCAGGCATTTCAATCAACCGTCAATCAAGGAACAATTTGCAATCATACATTCAAAACTTCAACTGTTTTGAAAGAACCTCCCGAAGCTCTACCAAAAGATCAGTTAGCTAAATCCGATAATTCGAAACGCACACCTAAGACCACACCGAAACGTAAGAAAGGCAAAATAGATGTGTTAATTCTCGACTCTATACCCAATGAACCGGAGACTGTACAGCCATTTGGTAATGCTCAACAGCGTAATTCCAAAAagcgcaacaacaaactgAGCAAATTGGAACGAAAGGCTCTGCGTCGCGAGGTGAAACAGTCACAGAACGAACAACTTCAGGTTGTCGAGAAGATAAAAGAGGATATGGTCAACCCGAACGGAAAGGAATCTGAGGAGAAGCAATCGATTGACAATCAATCCGAAGAGAAACCATCCAAAAAGAAACAACGCAAAAAGCAGCAAAGCGATGTGAAAGAATCCCAGTCTGAAAACACAGATAAAGAAGATGACTCGGGGGATGATTCGGACTCTTCGGATGATACGCAGATCGTGTGTCCATTATTAAAGGCCGTTTCCGATCCGAAATTGCGTCGTACTCTCGTTAGAATCATAAATAAACTGAATTGTCTTTAA
- the LOC117794135 gene encoding uncharacterized protein LOC117794135, which produces MQRAKQQRHSMLPPGCQLAMGKENQLTSTPLPAASSSSCSTRTRTGAGRGTPLLRDLSNILSPLQMTTPTSHSQVKAATVYASTLPTFEAEYSPSYSYNCSYSSRITEHNNNNNKIIPGPLLALRGMGIPDSYFEKPRYLEQQQQQEQQEQELKQIPLPLNHAPTESTLSSSQMGDVTLERMIDAILESTRKPPGAGAGGGGRRGVGGVGGGGRIRSRARSQRPQQRLISTGVTHSPTYRPAFDPASDLCEYWQSSPAAAPSSNPHPDVYEEREVRSPQPGSGSGSGLGIGGQGKRRSLQLRRQRVVRRKRKITTKISSSVRQSAQKLLAAASRSAHKLPPRSSSHTQSHTHSKSQSRSKQRHISPDSGHNSTSDCELEEELGLGLGLGSGLGDEELEASCKLDAMWMHNEARDATKRRLSFSLTDDS; this is translated from the coding sequence ATGCAGCGCGCGAAGCAGCAGCGACATTCAATGTTGCCACCTGGTTGCCAGTTGGCAATGGGAAAGGAGAATCAATTGACCTCCACTCCGTTGCCCgctgcctcctcctcctcctgctcgaCAAGGACACGGACGGGCGCAGGCAGAGGAACGCCGCTGCTCCGGGATCTCAGCAACATCCTGTCGCCACTGCAGatgaccacgcccacttccCACTCGCAGGTGAAGGCGGCAACGGTTTATGCCTCCACGCTGCCCACCTTCGAAGCGGAGTATTCGCCCAGTTACAGCTACAACTGCAGCTACAGCTCCAGGATCActgagcacaacaacaacaacaacaagatcaTTCCAGGACCACTGCTCGCTCTGCGCGGCATGGGAATCCCCGACAGTTACTTCGAGAAGCCGCGTTAcctggaacaacaacaacaacaggagcaacaggaacaggaactgAAACAGATTCCCCTGCCCCTCAACCACGCCCCCACTGAATCCACTTTGAGTTCCAGCCAAATGGGGGATGTGACTCTGGAGCGGATGATCGATGCCATTCTGGAGAGCACGCGAAAACCaccaggagcaggagcaggaggaggggGAAGAAGAGGAGTGGGAGGAGTTGGAGGAGGAGGTCGAATTAGAAGTCGTGCTAGGAGTCAACGACCCCAGCAGCGTCTCATCTCGACAGGTGTCACACATTCACCCACTTATCGTCCTGCCTTTGATCCTGCCAGCGATCTCTGCGAGTACTGGCAATCCTCTCCGGCTGCAGCTCCATCCTCCAATCCACATCCCGATGTCTACGAGGAGCGGGAAGTGCGTTCACCACAGCCTGGATCAGGATCGGGATCGGGATTGGGAATAGGGGGGCAGGGGAAACGACGTTCCCTGCAGCTGAGGAGACAACGCGTCGTGCGACGCAAGCGGAAGATCACCACGAAGATCTCCTCGAGCGTGAGGCAATCGGCACAGAAGCTGCTGGCGGCTGCCTCACGCTCCGCCCACAAGCTGCCCCCCCGTTCCAGTTCCCACACCCAATCCCACACCCACTCCAAATCCCAATCCCGCTCCAAGCAGCGACACATCAGCCCCGACAGCGGACACAACTCGACCAGCGACTGTGAGCTGGAGGAGGAGCTGGGATTGGGACTGGGACTAGGATCGGGACTGGGCGATGAAGAGTTGGAGGCTTCATGTAAGCTGGATGCGATGTGGATGCACAACGAGGCCAGAGATGCCACCAAGCGGCGTCTAAGTTTCTCCCTAACTGACGACAGCTGA
- the LOC117785476 gene encoding uncharacterized protein LOC117785476, whose protein sequence is MLKWAVNQPRPSYLDAKVNASTPSPNPTPTATPTPLMQRVKQQRHSMLPPGCQLAMGKENQLTSTPLPAASSSSCSTRTRTGTGRGTPLLRDLSNILSPLQMTTPTSHSQVKAATVYASTLPTFEAEYSPSYSYNCSYSSRITENNNNNNKIIPGPLLALRGMGIPDSYFEKPRYLEQQQQQEQQEQELKQIPLPLNHAPTESTLSSSQMGDVTLERMIDAILESTRKPPGAGAGGGGRRGVGGVGGGGRIRSRARSQRPQQRLISTGVTHSPTYRPAFDPASDLCEYWQSTPAAAPSSNPQPDVYEEREVRSPQPGSGSGSGLGIGGQGKRRSLQLRRQRVVRRKRKITTKISSSVRQSAQKLLAAASRSAHKLPPRSSSHPQSHSKSQSQSRSKQRHISPDSGHNSTSDFEDELDSFGACILEAATKRRLSFSFQEDPFGH, encoded by the coding sequence ATGCTCAAGTGGGCTGTCAACCAGCCGCGTCCTTCTTACCTGGACGCGAAAGTCAATGCCTCAACCCCATCCCCTAATCCCACTcccactgccacgcccacgccatTGATGCAGCGCGTGAAGCAGCAGCGACATTCAATGTTGCCACCTGGTTGCCAGTTGGCAATGGGAAAGGAGAATCAATTGACCTCCACTCCGTTGCCCgctgcctcctcctcctcctgctcgaCTAGGACACGGACGGGCACAGGCAGAGGAACGCCGCTGCTCCGGGATCTCAGCAACATTCTGTCGCCACTGCAGatgaccacgcccacttccCACTCGCAGGTGAAGGCGGCAACGGTTTATGCCTCCACGCTGCCCACCTTCGAGGCGGAGTATTCGCCCAGTTACAGCTACAACTGCAGCTACAGCTCCAGGATCActgagaacaacaacaacaacaacaagatcaTTCCAGGACCACTGCTCGCTCTGCGCGGCATGGGAATCCCCGACAGTTACTTCGAGAAGCCGCGTTAcctggaacaacaacaacaacaggagcaacaggaacaggaactgAAACAGATTCCCCTCCCCCTCAACCACGCCCCCACTGAGTCCACTTTGAGCTCCAGCCAAATGGGGGATGTGACTCTGGAGCGGATGATCGATGCCATTCTGGAGAGCACGCGAAAGCCaccaggagcaggagcaggaggaggggGAAGAAGAGGAGTGGGAGGAGTTGGAGGAGGAGGTCGAATTAGGAGTCGAGCTAGGAGTCAACGACCCCAGCAGCGTCTCATCTCGACAGGTGTCACACACTCACCAACTTATCGTCCTGCCTTTGATCCTGCCAGCGATCTCTGCGAGTACTGGCAATCCACTCCGGCTGCGGCTCCATCCTCCAATCCACAGCCCGATGTCTACGAGGAGCGGGAGGTGCGTTCACCACAGCCTGGATCAGGATCGGGATCGGGATTGGGAATAGGGGGGCAGGGGAAACGACGTTCCCTGCAGCTGAGGAGGCAACGCGTCGTGCGACGCAAGCGGAAGATCACCACGAAGATCTCGTCGAGCGTGAGGCAATCGGCACAGAAGCTGCTGGCGGCCGCCTCACGCTCCGCCCACAAGCTGCCACCCCGTTCCAGTTCCCACCCACAATCCCACTccaaatcccaatcccaatcccgcTCCAAGCAGCGACACATCAGCCCCGACAGCGGACACAACTCGACGAGTGATTTTGAGGATGAGCTCGACTCATTTGGGGCATGCATCCTGGAGGCAGCCACCAAGCGGCGTCTGAGTTTCTCCTTTCAAGAGGATCCCTTTGGCCATTAA
- the LOC117794138 gene encoding C-type lectin 37Da-like isoform X2, which yields MLRNTTSLLILFGGVALSLGISITPIIREGSTDILTLPFVRIGNGYYYFERRLEVNWFQAFESCRRMNSTLISFDTMQKWNDITNYLELFNDEFTYWTSGTDLGEQSRHVWCGSGNPIGINIWAPGQPDNELNIQHCDQMGFRKRNTQDKKGLDDAPCLNKMRFICEVPQPYTASFVIWK from the exons ATGTTGAGAAATACAACaagtcttttaattttattcggTGGAGTTGCCTTGAGCCTGGGAATTTCCATAACGCCCATCATAAGGGAAG GTTCCACGGATATTTTAACACTGCCATTCGTTAGGATCGGCAATGGATATTATTACTTTGAGCGGAGACTTGAAGTGAATTGGTTTCAGGCATTCGAAAGTTGTCGTCGAATGAATTCCACTTTGATAAGCTTTGATACGATGCAAAAATGGAATGACATTACCAACTATTTAGAGCTATTTAATGATGAGTTTACGTACTGGACTTCAGGTACTGATTTGGGCGAACAATCTCGTCACGTCTGGTGTGGCAGTGGAAATCCAATTGGCATTAATATTTGGGCTCCAGGTCAACCTGATAATGAACTAAACATTCAGCACTGCGATCAAATGGGCTTTAGAAAACGAAACACCCAAGATAAAAAAGGTCTGGACGATGCTCCATGTCTTAACAAAATGCGCTTTATCTGTGAGGTACCACAACCCTATACAGCTTCATTTGTTATATGGAAATAG